One Solea solea chromosome 5, fSolSol10.1, whole genome shotgun sequence genomic window carries:
- the LOC131459878 gene encoding putative uncharacterized protein DDB_G0286901 — protein MAAVGALLVFVLTVRIFKVSCLPLGRTAELYENETSLSNQQAGGDNPTNETALSDHHVGNNNETVLSDHHVGDNNETVLSDHHVGDNNETVLSDHHVGDNNETALFDQQAGGENPTNMTALSNQHAGGDNPTNETALSDHHVDDNNETVLSDHHVGDNNETALSDQQAGGENPTNMTALSNQLAGGDNPTKETALFDHHVDDNNETVLADHYIGNNNETVLSDHHVDDINETVLSDHHVDDINETVLSDHHVGNNNETVLSDHHVGNNNETVLSDHHVDDNNETVLADHHFGNNNETVLSDHHVGNNNETVLSDRHVGNNNETVLSDHHVDDNNETVLADRHFGNNNETVLSDHHVDDNNETVLADCHVGNNNETVLSDRHVGNNNETVLADHHVGDNNETVLADHHVGDNNETALSDQQAGGENPTNMTALSNQLAGGDNPTKETALSDHHVDDNNETVLSDHHVDDNNETVLSDHHVDDINETVLSDHHVDDINETVLSDHHVDDINETVLSDHHVGNNNETVLSDHHVDDNNETVLADHHFGNNNETVLSDHHVGNNNETVLSDHHVGNNNDTVLSDHHVDDNNETVLADRHFGNNNETVLSDHHVDDNNETVLADCHVGNNNETVLSDRHVGNNNETVLADHHVGDNNETVLADHHVGDNNETALSDQQAGGENPTNMTALSNQLAGGDNPTKETALSDHHVDDNNETVLSDHHVDDNNETVLSDHHVDDINETVLSDHHVDDINETVLSDHHVDDINETVLSDHHVGNNNETVLSDHHVDDNNETVLADHHFGNNNETVLSDHHVGNNNETVLSDHHVGNNNDTVLSDHHVDDNNETVLADRHFGNNNETVLVDHHVGNNNETVLSDHHVGDNNETVLADHLVGDNNKTALSDQPAGGENPTNMTALSNQQAGGDKNEMALSDQQAGSNNPTNGTALSDHHVGNNNNETAMSDQQAGSNKNETALFDHQAGGDNSNNETSLSNQQADSIKPTNEMALSDQQAGGSNPNNETALSDQQAGSDNPTNEMALSDHHVGGNKNETALADQQAGGDKNETALFDHQAGGYNSTNETSLSNQQAGSVNPTNETALSDHQAGGDNLNNVTALSDYHVGDNNEMALSHCWHESAYYGLNVGKCVI, from the exons Cggatttttaaag TCTCCTGTTTGCCACTTGGTAGAACAGCTGAATTATATGAAAACGAGACATCCCTGTCCAACCAACAGGCTGGCGGCGACAACCCCACCAATGAGACAGCCCTGTCTGACCATCACGTTGGCAACAACAATGAGACAGTCCTGTCTGACCACCACGTGGGTGACAACAATGAGACAGTCCTTTCTGACCACCACGTTGGCGACAACAATGAGACAGTCCTGTCTGACCACCACGTTGGTGACAACAATGAGACAGCCCTGTTTGACCAACAGGCTGGCGGCGAAAACCCCACCAACATGACAGCCCTGTCCAACCAACATGCTGGTGGTGACAACCCCACCAACGAGACAGCCCTGTCTGACCACCACGTTGACGACAACAATGAGACAGTCCTGTCTGACCACCACGTTGGTGACAACAATGAGACTGCCCTGTCTGACCAACAGGCTGGCGGCGAAAACCCAACGAACATGACAGCCCTGTCCAACCAACTTGCTGGTGGTGACAACCCCACCAAAGAGACAGCCCTGTTTGACCACCACGTTGACGACAACAATGAGACAGTCCTGGCTGACCACTACATTGGCAACAACAATGAGACAGTCCTGTCTGACCACCACGTTGACGACATCAATGAGACAGTCCTGTCTGACCACCACGTTGACGACATCAATGAGACAGTCCTGTCTGACCACCACGTTGGCAACAACAATGAGACAGTCCTGTCTGACCACCACGTTGGCAACAACAATGAGACAGTCCTGTCTGACCACCACGTTGACGACAACAATGAGACAGTCCTGGCTGACCACCACTTTGGCAACAACAATGAGACAGTCCTGTCTGACCACCACGTTGGCAACAACAATGAGACAGTCCTGTCTGACCGCCACGTTGGCAACAACAATGAGACAGTCCTGTCTGACCACCACGTTGACGACAACAATGAGACAGTCCTGGCTGACCGCCACTTTGGCAACAACAATGAGACAGTCCTGTCTGACCACCACGTTGACGACAACAATGAGACAGTCCTGGCTGACTGCCACGTTGGCAACAACAATGAGACAGTCCTGTCTGACCGCCACGTTGGCAACAACAATGAGACAGTCCTGGCTGACCACCACGTTGGCGACAACAATGAGACAGTCCTGGCTGACCACCACGTTGGTGACAACAATGAGACTGCCCTGTCTGACCAACAGGCTGGCGGCGAAAACCCCACCAACATGACAGCCCTGTCCAACCAACTTGCTGGTGGTGACAACCCCACCAAAGAGACAGCCCTGTCTGACCACCACGTTGACGACAACAATGAGACAGTCCTGTCTGACCACCACGTTGACGACAACAATGAGACAGTCCTGTCTGACCACCACGTTGACGACATCAATGAGACAGTCCTGTCTGACCACCACGTTGACGACATCAATGAGACAGTCCTGTCTGACCACCACGTTGACGACATCAATGAGACAGTCCTGTCTGACCACCACGTTGGCAACAACAATGAGACAGTCCTGTCTGACCACCACGTTGACGACAACAATGAGACAGTCCTGGCTGACCACCACTTTGGCAACAACAATGAGACAGTCCTGTCTGACCACCACGTTGGCAACAACAATGAGACAGTCCTGTCTGACCACCACGTTGGCAACAACAATGATACAGTCCTGTCTGACCACCACGTTGACGACAACAATGAGACAGTCCTGGCTGACCGCCACTTTGGCAACAACAATGAGACAGTCCTGTCTGACCACCACGTTGACGACAACAATGAGACAGTCCTGGCTGACTGCCACGTTGGCAACAACAATGAGACAGTCCTGTCTGACCGCCACGTTGGCAACAACAATGAGACAGTCCTGGCTGACCACCACGTTGGCGACAACAATGAGACAGTCCTGGCTGACCACCACGTTGGTGACAACAATGAGACTGCCCTGTCTGACCAACAGGCTGGCGGCGAAAACCCCACCAACATGACAGCCCTGTCCAACCAACTTGCTGGTGGTGACAACCCCACCAAAGAGACAGCCCTGTCTGACCACCACGTTGACGACAACAATGAGACAGTCCTGTCTGACCACCACGTTGACGACAACAATGAGACAGTCCTGTCTGACCACCACGTTGACGACATCAATGAGACAGTCCTGTCTGACCACCACGTTGACGACATCAATGAGACAGTCCTGTCTGACCACCACGTTGACGACATCAATGAGACAGTCCTGTCTGACCACCACGTTGGCAACAACAATGAGACAGTCCTGTCTGACCACCACGTTGACGACAACAATGAGACAGTCCTGGCTGACCACCACTTTGGCAACAACAATGAGACAGTCCTGTCTGACCACCACGTTGGCAACAACAATGAGACAGTCCTGTCTGACCACCACGTTGGCAACAACAATGATACAGTCCTGTCTGACCACCACGTTGACGACAACAATGAGACAGTCCTGGCTGACCGCCACTTTGGCAACAACAATGAGACAGTCCTGGTTGACCACCACGTTGGCAACAACAATGAAACAGTCCTGTCTGACCACCACGTTGGCGACAACAATGAGACAGTCCTGGCTGACCACCTCGTTGGTGACAACAATAAGACGGCCCTGTCTGACCAACCGGCTGGCGGGGAAAACCCCACCAACATGACGGCCCTGTCCAACCAACAGGCTGGCGGCGACAAGAATGAGATGGCCCTGTCTGACCAACAGGCTGGCAGCAACAACCCCACCAACGGGACAGCCCTGTCCGACCACCACgttggcaacaacaacaatgagacaGCAATGTCTGACCAACAGGCCGGCAGCAACAAGAATGAGACGGCCCTGTTCGACCACCAGGCTGGCGGCGACAACTCCAACAACGAGACATCCCTGTCCAACCAACAGGCTGACAGCATCAAACCGACCAATGAGATGGCCCTGTCTGACCAACAGGCTGGCGGCAGCAACCCCAACAACGAGACAGCCCTGTCTGACCAACAGGCTGGCAGCGACAACCCCACCAACGAGATGGCCTTGTCTGACCACCACGTTGGCGGTAACAAGAATGAGACGGCCCTAGCTGACCAACAGGCCGGCGGTGACAAGAATGAGACGGCCCTGTTCGACCATCAGGCTGGCGGCTACAACTCCACCAACGAGACATCCCTGTCCAACCAACAGGCTGGCAGCGTCAACCCCACCAACGAAACGGCCTTGTCTGACCATCAGGCTGGCGGTGACAACCTCAACAACGTCACGGCCCTGTCTGACTACCATGTTGGTGACAACAATGAGATGGCCCTGTCTCATTGTTGGCATGAGTCGGCATATTATGGGTTAAATGTTGGTAAATGTGTGATTTAG